The proteins below are encoded in one region of Streptomyces ficellus:
- a CDS encoding hemerythrin domain-containing protein — protein MGHGGNVIQELTTDHREVDELFARIESLPAGDEQRRELADELTMELIRHAVAEEMYLYPAVRRFVDDGDDLADKEIEDHSEVERMLTDLEGCHPGDARFDALINRLKAAVTTHVADEENRLFPLLAESCSPQSLDELGDKIRSAKKTAPTRPHPAAPDTPPANKLLAPGAGMVDRMRDMLTGRGKG, from the coding sequence ATGGGTCACGGCGGGAATGTCATCCAGGAACTCACCACCGATCACCGCGAGGTCGACGAGCTCTTCGCGAGGATCGAGTCATTGCCCGCCGGCGACGAGCAGCGGCGGGAGCTCGCCGACGAGCTCACCATGGAGCTGATCCGGCACGCCGTGGCCGAGGAGATGTACCTGTATCCGGCGGTGCGCCGGTTCGTGGACGACGGTGACGACCTGGCGGACAAGGAGATCGAGGACCACAGCGAGGTCGAGCGCATGCTCACGGACCTCGAGGGCTGCCACCCGGGCGACGCCCGGTTCGACGCCCTCATCAACCGCCTCAAGGCGGCGGTGACCACGCACGTCGCCGACGAGGAGAACCGGCTGTTCCCCCTGCTCGCCGAGTCCTGCTCCCCGCAGTCCCTCGACGAGCTGGGAGACAAGATCCGTAGCGCGAAGAAGACCGCCCCCACCCGTCCGCACCCCGCCGCACCCGACACGCCGCCCGCCAACAAGCTCCTCGCCCCGGGCGCCGGAATGGTCGACCGGATGCGCGACATGCTCACCGGTCGCGGGAAGGGCTGA
- a CDS encoding CBS domain-containing protein, protein MTTARQIMTEGTECIGAEESVLEAAKKMKQLGVGALPICGTDNKLKGMLTDRDIVVKVLGAGKDPASCKAGELAQGEAVTIGADDDADEILRTMTEHKVRRLPVIDGHDLVGMVAQADVARALPDPKVGDLLQALSTD, encoded by the coding sequence ATGACCACGGCACGACAGATCATGACTGAGGGCACCGAATGCATCGGTGCCGAGGAGTCGGTGCTGGAAGCCGCGAAGAAGATGAAGCAGCTCGGTGTCGGCGCGCTGCCCATCTGCGGTACGGACAACAAGCTCAAGGGCATGCTCACCGACCGGGACATCGTGGTGAAGGTGCTCGGTGCGGGGAAGGACCCGGCGAGCTGCAAGGCTGGGGAACTGGCCCAGGGCGAGGCCGTGACCATCGGCGCGGACGACGACGCGGACGAGATCCTGCGCACGATGACCGAGCACAAGGTGCGCCGGCTGCCGGTCATCGACGGCCACGACCTGGTCGGCATGGTCGCCCAGGCCGATGTCGCCCGCGCCCTGCCCGACCCGAAGGTCGGTGACCTCCTCCAGGCCCTCTCCACCGACTGA
- a CDS encoding PP2C family protein-serine/threonine phosphatase, with protein MTSSPARPRTGAVSTVSAATAPCPVVVMDADGRVAELNDAARDLLPAARTGRSLTAPAWLAATRDTPHAVPVSGAVGDRSFSAHPSVLAGGGTAWWLVEDTAYRAAREELEAERERTRFLTDASSALLASLNLNRCMEVTARLATEHLADAAVVVAPTAARKLPIVVCDHRGELTRDTVAEVPDSVPALAEALRGFPPVPSRWIDPASAPDWLIPPGFGDIGSLAVTPLPGHGVPAGALILLRRVPQAAFTDAEEALAGLFAARAGVAMSAARLYAEQNTITDTLMRELLPPTLGHVEGVEYAGGYRPSQDTERVGGDFYDVHPPTEDFPETLAVLGDVAGKGLEAAVLTGKIRNTLHALLPLAGDHAKMLRLLNNAIRSSHHTRFATLVLASVRRDDRDVTVRLTSAGHPAPLIVRRDGTVEEADTGGTLIGVLPSIRSRSSEIRLGPGETCLLFTDGVTEAKGGPLGDSLFGEQRLKRAAAECAGMPAEAVVEHIRMVTSQWIGDGRHDDIAVMAITAPRGAHLSAVDGTTRGRYTA; from the coding sequence ATGACTTCTTCCCCGGCCAGGCCCCGAACCGGTGCCGTGAGCACGGTGAGCGCCGCCACCGCCCCCTGCCCGGTGGTGGTGATGGACGCCGACGGGCGTGTCGCGGAGCTCAACGACGCGGCACGCGACCTCCTGCCCGCCGCCCGCACCGGCCGGTCCCTGACCGCCCCCGCCTGGCTCGCGGCCACCCGCGACACACCCCACGCGGTACCCGTCAGCGGCGCCGTGGGAGACCGGTCCTTCTCGGCGCACCCCTCCGTCCTGGCCGGCGGCGGCACGGCGTGGTGGCTGGTGGAGGACACCGCCTACCGGGCGGCGCGCGAGGAACTGGAGGCGGAGCGCGAACGCACCCGGTTCCTCACCGACGCCTCCAGCGCCCTGCTGGCGTCGCTGAACCTGAACCGCTGCATGGAGGTCACCGCGCGCCTGGCGACCGAGCACCTGGCCGACGCCGCTGTGGTCGTCGCGCCCACCGCGGCCAGGAAGCTGCCGATCGTGGTCTGCGACCACCGCGGTGAGCTGACGAGGGACACCGTCGCCGAAGTGCCCGACTCCGTGCCGGCCCTCGCCGAGGCGCTGCGCGGCTTCCCGCCGGTGCCTTCACGGTGGATCGACCCCGCCTCGGCCCCGGACTGGCTGATCCCCCCAGGGTTCGGGGACATCGGATCACTGGCCGTCACACCCCTGCCCGGCCACGGCGTACCAGCCGGAGCGCTGATTTTGCTGCGCCGGGTCCCGCAGGCCGCGTTCACCGACGCGGAAGAGGCACTGGCCGGACTGTTCGCCGCCCGGGCCGGCGTCGCGATGTCCGCCGCACGCCTGTACGCCGAGCAGAACACCATCACCGACACCCTCATGCGTGAACTCCTGCCCCCCACCCTGGGGCACGTCGAGGGAGTGGAGTACGCCGGCGGATACCGGCCCAGCCAGGACACCGAACGCGTCGGCGGCGACTTCTACGACGTCCACCCGCCCACCGAGGACTTTCCCGAGACGCTCGCCGTCCTCGGCGACGTCGCCGGCAAGGGCCTGGAAGCCGCGGTGCTCACCGGCAAGATCCGCAACACCCTGCACGCCCTGCTGCCCCTGGCCGGCGACCACGCCAAGATGCTGCGCCTGCTCAACAACGCCATTCGCAGCAGCCACCACACTCGCTTCGCCACCCTCGTCCTGGCCTCCGTGCGCCGCGACGACCGCGACGTGACGGTACGGCTGACCTCCGCCGGGCACCCCGCGCCGCTCATCGTGCGCCGCGACGGAACCGTCGAGGAGGCCGACACAGGAGGCACTCTGATCGGCGTGCTTCCGAGCATCAGGTCCCGCAGCTCCGAGATCCGCCTCGGGCCCGGGGAGACGTGCCTGCTGTTCACCGACGGCGTCACCGAGGCCAAGGGCGGCCCGCTGGGCGACTCCCTCTTCGGCGAACAGCGCCTGAAACGCGCCGCGGCCGAGTGCGCCGGCATGCCCGCCGAGGCCGTCGTCGAACACATCCGGATGGTCACCTCCCAGTGGATCGGCGACGGGCGTCACGACGACATCGCCGTCATGGCCATCACCGCGCCCCGCGGCGCGCACCTCAGCGCCGTCGACGGAACGACCCGCGGTAGGTACACGGCATGA
- a CDS encoding cobalamin B12-binding domain-containing protein: MTTGTNGTTTRADGTMTRADDGATARAADDVTARADNATTRTDDTTTRTNGATARAADDATAPANGPHDEPARHHVGARPVAPYRDDRADEYVDRHWAAVLAGDEHAAAGVVGDALDAGLEPEAVLLDVIGVVQHKVGLEWAANRMSVAGEHAATAINDRVIATLPARRPTADRGRVTVACVDQEWHALPARLVAETLRLRGWEVDYLGAQVPTAHLIGHLHRTAPDVVCLSSSLPTRLPLAHTSITACQATGTPVMVGGLAFGTDGRYARLLGADAWAPEARTAADRLAAGPLPPPRPPHQAVDDLPHLADQEYTMVAKSSPQLVRDTFQRLERRFPAMSGYSDEQRERTAEDLAHIVDFLTAALYADADEIFTDFLTWTADVLTVRGVPARSLLPALDLLQEQLRDFPRTRRLLDAGRAALDPRH; encoded by the coding sequence ATGACGACGGGTACGAACGGGACGACGACGCGCGCCGACGGCACCATGACGCGCGCCGATGACGGCGCGACCGCGCGCGCCGCCGACGACGTGACCGCGCGCGCCGACAACGCGACCACGCGTACAGACGACACGACCACGCGTACCAACGGCGCGACCGCGCGCGCCGCCGACGACGCGACCGCGCCCGCCAACGGCCCGCACGACGAGCCGGCCCGTCACCACGTCGGCGCACGCCCCGTGGCGCCGTACCGGGACGACAGGGCCGACGAGTACGTCGACAGGCACTGGGCCGCCGTCCTCGCGGGGGACGAGCACGCGGCGGCCGGCGTCGTCGGTGACGCCCTGGACGCCGGGCTGGAACCCGAGGCCGTGCTGCTGGACGTCATCGGAGTCGTCCAGCACAAGGTGGGTCTCGAGTGGGCCGCCAACCGCATGAGCGTGGCCGGCGAGCACGCCGCCACCGCCATCAACGACCGCGTCATCGCCACTCTGCCCGCCCGCCGCCCCACGGCCGACCGGGGCAGGGTCACCGTCGCCTGTGTGGACCAGGAGTGGCACGCCCTGCCCGCCCGACTGGTGGCCGAGACGCTCCGGCTGCGCGGCTGGGAGGTCGACTACCTCGGGGCGCAGGTGCCCACCGCCCACCTGATCGGCCACCTCCACCGCACCGCACCGGACGTGGTGTGCCTGTCCAGTTCCCTGCCCACCCGCCTGCCCCTCGCCCACACCTCGATCACCGCCTGCCAGGCCACCGGCACCCCGGTCATGGTCGGCGGTCTCGCCTTCGGCACCGACGGCCGTTACGCCCGCTTGCTGGGCGCCGACGCCTGGGCACCCGAGGCGCGCACCGCCGCCGACAGGCTCGCCGCCGGCCCCCTGCCCCCGCCCCGGCCGCCCCACCAGGCCGTCGACGACCTGCCCCACCTGGCCGACCAGGAATACACCATGGTCGCCAAGTCCTCGCCGCAACTGGTGCGCGACACCTTCCAGCGCCTGGAGCGGCGCTTCCCCGCCATGAGCGGCTACAGCGACGAGCAGCGCGAGCGCACCGCCGAGGACCTCGCCCACATCGTCGACTTCCTGACCGCCGCCCTGTACGCCGACGCCGACGAGATCTTCACAGACTTCCTCACCTGGACGGCCGACGTCCTCACCGTCCGAGGAGTGCCCGCCCGCTCCCTCCTGCCCGCCCTGGACCTGCTGCAGGAACAGTTGCGCGACTTCCCGCGCACCCGCCGCCTCCTCGACGCCGGGCGCGCCGCGCTCGACCCCCGCCACTGA
- a CDS encoding STAS domain-containing protein, whose amino-acid sequence MTATPDPDPAVTPPPAGPHTVHLALTGDLDYDAYGEFLQQARAALEGRSDVTDLRLDCREAGLVDSMGLSALLQIHRSAEENGIRFHLDHIGPALRRLMELTGTYEHLTALQQPGPRPGPHPGSGT is encoded by the coding sequence GTGACCGCAACCCCGGACCCGGACCCCGCCGTGACCCCGCCGCCCGCCGGGCCGCACACCGTGCACCTGGCTCTCACCGGCGACCTGGACTACGACGCCTACGGCGAATTCCTCCAGCAGGCGCGCGCGGCCCTGGAGGGCCGGAGCGACGTCACGGACCTGCGCCTGGACTGCCGGGAGGCGGGGCTCGTCGACTCCATGGGGCTGTCGGCACTGCTGCAGATCCACCGTTCCGCCGAGGAGAACGGCATCCGCTTCCACCTGGACCACATCGGCCCGGCCTTGCGACGCCTGATGGAACTCACCGGTACGTACGAACACCTGACCGCCCTTCAGCAGCCCGGCCCCCGCCCGGGCCCCCACCCCGGATCCGGGACCTGA
- the puuE gene encoding allantoinase PuuE, with translation MPEHERDLVGYGAEPPHAAWPGGARVAVSLVLNYEEGGEQNVLEGDPASEGYLHEIVGAPPVVGGRDLNVESMFAYGSRAGFWRVHRTLAAHGAPLTVYAVAQALERNPEAARAMAAAGWEVASHGRRWIDYRHVPEDGERADVARSIGTIERLVGRRPVGWYTGRTSPHTRRLVAEEGGFLYDSDDYSDDLPFYVRAAGRPHLVVPYGLDTNDFKFLLVHGFTTAEDMLAYLVDSFDALHAEGADRPRMMSVGLHCRIIGRPGRIRVLDGFLRHVARRGGAWVATREQIARHWLATHPPVR, from the coding sequence GTGCCTGAGCATGAGCGCGACCTCGTCGGGTACGGCGCCGAGCCGCCGCACGCCGCCTGGCCCGGTGGCGCCCGCGTCGCCGTCAGCCTCGTCCTCAACTACGAGGAGGGCGGCGAGCAGAACGTGCTGGAGGGCGATCCGGCCTCAGAGGGCTACCTCCACGAAATCGTCGGCGCGCCGCCCGTGGTGGGCGGTCGCGACCTGAACGTCGAGTCCATGTTCGCCTACGGCTCGCGCGCCGGGTTCTGGCGCGTCCACCGCACGCTCGCCGCGCACGGCGCGCCGCTGACCGTGTACGCCGTGGCGCAGGCGCTCGAGCGGAACCCGGAGGCGGCGCGGGCCATGGCGGCCGCCGGCTGGGAAGTGGCGAGCCACGGCCGGCGCTGGATCGACTACCGCCACGTCCCGGAGGACGGCGAACGCGCCGACGTTGCGCGCTCGATCGGGACGATCGAGCGGCTCGTCGGGCGCCGGCCCGTCGGCTGGTACACGGGCCGGACGAGCCCCCACACGCGGCGGCTGGTCGCCGAGGAGGGCGGCTTCCTCTACGACTCCGACGACTACTCCGACGACCTGCCGTTCTACGTCCGGGCAGCCGGCCGTCCACACCTCGTGGTGCCGTACGGCCTCGACACGAACGACTTCAAGTTCCTGCTGGTCCACGGCTTCACGACCGCCGAAGACATGCTCGCCTACCTCGTCGACTCGTTCGACGCGCTGCACGCCGAGGGCGCGGACCGGCCGCGGATGATGAGCGTCGGCCTGCACTGCCGGATCATCGGCAGACCCGGCCGCATCCGTGTGCTCGACGGTTTCCTGCGGCACGTCGCCCGGCGCGGCGGGGCGTGGGTCGCCACACGTGAACAGATCGCGCGGCACTGGCTCGCCACCCACCCCCCGGTGCGCTGA
- a CDS encoding class I SAM-dependent methyltransferase, with translation MSVQQYDKIGEAFEGFKSLPLMLHGEVPSLLGMVGDVSGKSVLDLACGTGFYSREFKRRGADEVFGVDISVEMIAAARDRERRDPLGVRYEVGDVTELRALDRRFDIALGVQCLNYAEDVAAMERMCRNIHRNLLPGGRFFVLAQKPDYRFDSATLERYGFRCEPTGEELETGPQVRVTALLDPRPVTIVTSAPRREVYEKCLRAAGFSEVEWVPLEVSEAGIQEFGEDFWADLLANPPLEMLRCRA, from the coding sequence GTGAGCGTGCAGCAGTACGACAAGATCGGCGAGGCCTTCGAGGGATTCAAGTCCTTGCCGCTGATGCTTCATGGGGAGGTGCCGAGCCTCCTCGGCATGGTCGGGGACGTGAGCGGAAAGTCGGTCCTCGATCTGGCTTGCGGCACCGGCTTCTACAGCAGGGAGTTCAAGCGGCGGGGCGCAGACGAGGTCTTCGGGGTCGACATCTCGGTCGAGATGATCGCCGCCGCGCGCGACCGCGAGCGGCGCGATCCGCTCGGTGTGCGCTACGAGGTCGGCGACGTGACCGAACTGCGGGCCCTGGACCGGCGCTTCGACATCGCGCTGGGCGTGCAGTGCCTCAACTACGCCGAGGACGTCGCGGCCATGGAGAGGATGTGCCGCAACATCCACCGGAACCTGCTGCCGGGTGGACGGTTCTTCGTGCTCGCCCAGAAGCCCGACTACCGGTTCGACAGCGCGACCCTGGAACGGTACGGGTTCCGCTGCGAGCCGACCGGTGAGGAGCTGGAGACCGGACCGCAGGTGCGCGTCACGGCCCTCCTCGATCCCCGGCCGGTCACCATCGTCACCTCGGCCCCGCGCCGGGAGGTCTACGAGAAGTGCCTGCGGGCGGCCGGCTTCAGCGAGGTGGAGTGGGTGCCCCTGGAGGTGTCCGAAGCCGGGATCCAGGAGTTCGGCGAGGACTTCTGGGCGGACCTCCTCGCGAACCCGCCCTTGGAGATGCTGCGCTGCCGTGCCTGA
- a CDS encoding NAD-dependent protein deacetylase: MRMRPTLSWTPAEDWPPGTTDPRPVADALSAGGVLVLSGAGLSTESGIPDYRGEGGSLSRHTPMTYQDFTGGARARRRYWARSHLGWRTFGRARPNAGHRAVAAFERHGLLAGVITQNVDGLHQAAGSASVVELHGSLDRVVCLSCGTFGSRRELALRLEEANAGFAPVAAGINPDGDADLTDDQVGDFRVVPCAVCGGILKPDVVFFGEAVPPHRIDHCRSLVREASSLLVLGSSLTVMSGLRFVRQAAEAGKPVLIVNRDPTRGDQHALTRVALPLGATLTTVAERLGVPVDDGTPRTG, from the coding sequence ATGCGCATGCGCCCCACCTTGAGCTGGACCCCGGCCGAGGACTGGCCGCCGGGCACCACGGACCCGCGGCCGGTTGCCGACGCGCTGAGCGCCGGTGGTGTGCTGGTGCTGAGCGGGGCGGGCCTCTCCACCGAGTCCGGCATCCCCGACTACCGGGGCGAGGGCGGGAGCCTGAGCCGACACACCCCCATGACCTACCAGGACTTCACGGGCGGCGCCCGGGCCCGGCGCCGGTACTGGGCGCGCAGCCACCTCGGCTGGCGCACCTTCGGCCGCGCCCGGCCGAACGCAGGGCACCGGGCCGTGGCCGCGTTCGAGCGGCACGGTCTGCTCGCCGGCGTGATCACACAGAACGTCGACGGGTTGCACCAGGCCGCGGGCAGCGCGAGCGTCGTCGAGCTCCACGGGAGTCTGGACCGGGTCGTGTGCCTCTCCTGCGGCACGTTCGGTTCGCGCCGGGAGCTGGCCCTTCGTCTGGAGGAGGCCAACGCGGGCTTCGCGCCGGTGGCCGCCGGAATCAATCCGGACGGCGACGCCGATCTCACCGACGACCAGGTCGGGGACTTCCGTGTGGTGCCCTGCGCCGTCTGCGGCGGCATCCTCAAACCGGACGTGGTGTTCTTCGGCGAGGCCGTTCCACCGCACCGGATCGATCACTGCCGGAGTCTGGTGCGCGAGGCGTCCTCGCTGCTGGTCCTGGGATCCTCGCTCACGGTGATGTCGGGCCTGCGATTCGTCCGGCAGGCGGCCGAGGCCGGGAAGCCGGTGCTGATCGTCAACCGGGATCCGACGCGGGGCGACCAGCACGCCCTGACCCGGGTCGCGCTCCCGCTGGGCGCGACCCTCACCACGGTGGCGGAGCGACTCGGCGTGCCCGTCGACGACGGGACGCCGCGGACCGGCTGA
- a CDS encoding DUF3253 domain-containing protein, which yields MDRLLERAILELLERRAPTATICPSDAARAVYSGEGDGWRALMEPARRAARRLVAAGEVEITQGGHPVEPAKARGPIRIRRAR from the coding sequence ATGGACCGGCTCCTGGAGAGAGCCATTCTGGAGCTGCTGGAGCGCCGGGCCCCCACCGCGACGATCTGCCCCTCCGACGCCGCCCGGGCGGTGTACTCGGGGGAGGGGGACGGCTGGCGCGCGCTCATGGAGCCGGCCCGTCGCGCCGCGCGGCGGCTGGTGGCGGCCGGGGAGGTGGAGATCACCCAGGGCGGTCACCCGGTCGAGCCGGCGAAGGCCCGGGGCCCGATCCGTATCCGCCGCGCCCGTTGA
- a CDS encoding HGxxPAAW family protein: MSAHGDVDLGHTVAGWTGTALGLLGLCVTGLAVITVSPPLALAGAGIVAAAAAVTWALHLLGWGKPSGPRPREEWSWKVRDRAVRHGHPDCLGCRMAGRRPMAAAAPEPAALPHPATAPEVVAAR; this comes from the coding sequence ATGAGCGCACACGGAGACGTCGATCTGGGGCACACCGTCGCCGGCTGGACCGGTACGGCGCTGGGGCTGCTGGGCCTGTGCGTCACGGGGCTCGCGGTGATCACCGTGTCGCCGCCCCTGGCGCTCGCCGGAGCCGGGATCGTCGCCGCTGCCGCCGCTGTGACCTGGGCGCTGCACCTGCTCGGCTGGGGCAAGCCGAGCGGTCCGCGCCCGCGTGAGGAGTGGTCCTGGAAGGTCCGCGACCGTGCGGTGAGGCATGGGCACCCGGACTGTCTCGGTTGCCGTATGGCGGGCCGGCGCCCCATGGCGGCCGCCGCCCCCGAACCGGCTGCGCTCCCCCACCCGGCCACGGCGCCGGAGGTGGTCGCCGCGCGATGA
- a CDS encoding MarR family transcriptional regulator encodes MDGKVRPPATAEQAHAQMDHLIALGIIAQHDVAQRLGLNVTDVTCLGFILEAENLGEPISAGDLAQRAKLTTGAVTGVINRLERAGYAHRQSDPGDRRRVRVVADVSAAARVYEVYEGNYRRIAELFADYSAEEVAVLSDWLTRATDIMRASLEEVRSGGTG; translated from the coding sequence GTGGACGGCAAGGTACGGCCCCCCGCCACGGCGGAACAGGCCCACGCCCAGATGGATCACCTGATCGCGCTCGGGATCATCGCCCAGCACGACGTCGCACAGAGGCTGGGGCTGAACGTCACCGACGTCACCTGCCTCGGTTTCATCCTGGAGGCGGAGAACCTGGGCGAACCGATCAGCGCCGGAGACCTGGCCCAGCGGGCGAAGCTGACGACCGGGGCGGTCACGGGCGTCATCAACCGTCTGGAGCGGGCGGGGTACGCCCACCGGCAGAGCGACCCGGGCGACCGTCGCCGCGTGCGCGTCGTCGCCGACGTATCCGCCGCCGCCCGTGTGTACGAGGTCTACGAGGGCAACTACCGCCGGATCGCGGAGCTGTTCGCCGACTACTCCGCGGAGGAGGTGGCGGTGTTGTCCGACTGGCTCACCCGCGCGACCGACATCATGCGCGCGTCGCTGGAAGAGGTCCGCAGCGGCGGAACGGGCTGA
- a CDS encoding vWA domain-containing protein, with product MSAVQNYINHVALVLDASSSMSHLSRKVVEVADQQIAYLARRSRELDQETRVTVYVFADTVECVIYDKDVLRMPSLKQLYRAGGMTALLAAALKSQRELAQTAQLYGDHSFLTFILTDGQENASHRCPDASRRSPRELVAAVAEMIDTQKDNWTLAVLVPDQMGKREATQYGFPKENIAIWDATSTQGLEEAGQVIQQATEKFMVGRTQGIRGSRAVFSTGAEAVNKDTVAAAGLTPVEPSQYHLIPVTRAAAIREWVTESGHTYRTGGAFYQLSKLEKIQAQKQIAVLEKATDRVFTGPEARALLGLPDVEVRIKPDHNDDYTIFVQSTSVNRKLVPNTRLLLMN from the coding sequence ATGTCCGCTGTCCAGAATTACATCAACCACGTTGCCCTGGTGCTGGATGCCAGCTCGTCCATGTCGCACCTGAGCCGCAAGGTGGTCGAGGTCGCCGACCAGCAGATCGCCTATCTGGCCCGCCGGTCGAGGGAGCTGGACCAGGAGACCCGCGTGACGGTGTACGTCTTCGCGGACACGGTGGAGTGCGTCATCTACGACAAGGACGTGCTGCGGATGCCGTCCCTGAAGCAGTTGTACCGGGCCGGCGGGATGACGGCCCTGCTGGCGGCCGCGCTGAAGTCGCAGCGGGAGCTGGCGCAGACGGCGCAACTGTACGGTGACCACAGCTTCCTGACGTTCATACTCACGGACGGTCAGGAGAACGCGAGTCACCGCTGCCCCGACGCCTCCCGCCGCAGCCCGCGTGAACTGGTCGCGGCCGTGGCCGAGATGATCGACACACAGAAGGACAACTGGACGCTGGCCGTTCTCGTGCCGGACCAGATGGGCAAGCGCGAAGCCACGCAGTACGGCTTCCCGAAGGAGAACATCGCCATCTGGGACGCCACCAGCACACAGGGCCTCGAAGAGGCCGGGCAGGTCATCCAGCAGGCCACCGAGAAGTTCATGGTCGGCCGCACCCAGGGCATCCGTGGCTCGCGGGCCGTGTTCTCCACCGGCGCGGAAGCGGTGAACAAGGACACCGTCGCCGCGGCCGGCCTCACCCCCGTGGAACCGTCGCAGTACCACCTGATCCCGGTGACCCGGGCGGCCGCGATCCGCGAATGGGTCACCGAGTCCGGCCACACCTACCGCACGGGCGGCGCCTTCTACCAGCTCAGCAAGCTGGAGAAGATCCAGGCACAGAAGCAGATCGCGGTCCTGGAGAAGGCGACCGACCGTGTCTTCACGGGACCCGAGGCCCGGGCCCTGCTCGGCCTGCCGGACGTGGAGGTGCGCATCAAGCCCGACCACAACGACGACTACACCATCTTCGTGCAGAGCACGAGTGTGAACCGCAAGCTCGTGCCGAACACCCGTCTGCTGCTGATGAACTGA
- a CDS encoding geranylgeranyl reductase family protein, whose protein sequence is MGAADGPSSPGDTHQDGGEAQVLVVGAGPAGSAAALHLARAGVEVVLLEKSGFPRDKVCGDGLTPRGVHQLIRMGIDVNAPGWTRNRGMRWVCSGRQVEIDWPRLGSHPDFGLTRSRHDFDDLLAAHAVGAGARLHTGVRVTAPLTDRAGRITGVTGVAGPEKRPVRYRAPLVVAADGASARTAVLMGLERDPTRTVATAARRYYRSEARSQDPYLELWADLLCSRTGRDLPGYGWVFPLGDGRINVGLGAMPHRSRGAVDLRATMDQWLTRLPQDWGVGEETATCPLRSAALPMGFNRHPQYHRGLLLVGDSAGMVSPWSGEGIGQALEAAEAAAETIALALARPSGTGREHALRQYPAEINRRWGRYYRLGNLAGDLILGRYGYRPILHPRVMASPPLLRTLARLLTHVADEPPRDTVDALLHTLLRAVPRPRPLTRRTPPTRP, encoded by the coding sequence ATGGGCGCGGCCGACGGCCCGAGCAGCCCCGGGGACACCCACCAGGACGGAGGGGAGGCGCAGGTCCTGGTGGTCGGCGCCGGTCCCGCCGGGTCCGCCGCCGCGCTGCACCTGGCCCGGGCGGGCGTGGAGGTCGTGCTGCTGGAGAAGAGCGGCTTCCCCCGGGACAAGGTGTGCGGGGACGGGCTGACACCGCGCGGCGTGCACCAGCTGATCCGTATGGGTATCGACGTCAACGCCCCCGGGTGGACGCGCAATCGGGGGATGCGCTGGGTGTGCTCGGGCCGGCAGGTCGAGATCGACTGGCCCCGCCTGGGCAGCCACCCCGACTTCGGGCTCACCCGCAGCCGCCACGACTTCGACGACCTCCTCGCCGCTCACGCCGTCGGCGCCGGGGCGCGGCTGCACACCGGGGTGAGGGTGACGGCTCCGCTGACCGACCGGGCCGGCCGGATCACCGGTGTGACGGGTGTGGCAGGACCCGAGAAGCGGCCCGTCCGGTACCGGGCGCCCCTGGTGGTCGCCGCGGACGGCGCCTCCGCCCGTACCGCCGTCCTGATGGGACTGGAACGGGACCCCACCCGCACCGTCGCCACCGCCGCCCGGCGCTACTACCGGAGCGAGGCCCGCTCCCAGGACCCGTACCTCGAGCTGTGGGCCGACCTCCTGTGCAGCAGGACCGGCCGCGACCTGCCCGGCTACGGGTGGGTCTTCCCGCTCGGCGACGGCCGGATCAATGTCGGGCTCGGCGCCATGCCGCACCGCAGCCGTGGCGCGGTGGACCTGCGGGCGACCATGGACCAGTGGCTGACCCGCCTCCCGCAGGACTGGGGCGTGGGGGAGGAGACCGCGACCTGTCCCCTGCGCAGCGCCGCCCTGCCGATGGGGTTCAACCGGCACCCGCAGTACCACCGCGGCCTGCTCCTCGTCGGGGACAGCGCCGGCATGGTCAGCCCCTGGAGCGGCGAGGGGATCGGCCAGGCCCTGGAAGCCGCCGAAGCCGCCGCCGAAACCATCGCCCTGGCACTCGCACGGCCCTCCGGTACCGGACGGGAACACGCCCTGCGGCAGTACCCGGCCGAGATCAACCGGCGCTGGGGGCGCTACTACCGCCTGGGCAACCTCGCCGGCGACCTCATCCTGGGCCGGTACGGCTACCGCCCGATCCTCCACCCCCGGGTGATGGCGTCACCGCCCCTGCTGCGGACCCTCGCCCGCCTCCTCACCCATGTGGCCGACGAGCCGCCCCGCGACACCGTCGACGCCCTGCTCCACACCCTCCTGCGCGCCGTGCCACGCCCCCGCCCCCTCACCCGGCGCACCCCACCGACCCGGCCGTGA